The following coding sequences lie in one Tachysurus fulvidraco isolate hzauxx_2018 chromosome 19, HZAU_PFXX_2.0, whole genome shotgun sequence genomic window:
- the LOC113645817 gene encoding uncharacterized protein LOC113645817: protein MPPSNELHVTICPKGKRPKPICIGPDKYKCQFCSRMGEYAALVAHIQTHEKTAIEFQEKKIYKCNLGCSKSSHYHCCCCKRTIISRNYFTEHIHKCALSLNMQLHAPCSTSLVPSTLTASSNGCTSPINTSVPICSDINSSDPQCSEDDATERVNVLDIKVKSPSPPSSPTSLTAPVPPFNSQDILMSVNPMHNICTGSLNVLTSRPKRITCCFCNLILNKKNIKVHIQRRHMSDNPDLLQTNGLNHTPIVSGLVFSIFWTL from the exons ATGCCACCATCTAATGAg CTTCATGTGACTATTTGCCCAAAAGGGAAACGCCCTAAGCCTATTTGTATTGGCCCAGACAAGTATAAATGCCAGTTCTGCAGCAGGATGGGGGAGTACGCTGCACTTGTGGCTCACATACAAACTCATGAGAAAACAGCGATTGAATTTCAAG AGAAAAAGATCTACAAATGCAACCTAGGATGCAGTAAAAGCAGCCACTACCATTGTTGCTGCTGCAAGAGGACTATAATCTCACGAAATtactttacagaacatatacACAAGTGCGCATTATCTTTAAACATGCAGCTGCATGCACCGTGTAGTACTTCACTGGTCCCCAGCACTTTAACTGCATCCTCTAATGGATGTACCTCACCGATCAACACCTCAGTCCCTATATGCAGTGACATTAATAGTTCGGACCCCCAGTGCAGCGAAGACGATGCCACAGAGAGAGTGAACGTCCTTGATATTAAAGTCAAGTCTCCCAGTCCGCCATCTTCACCTACTTCTTTGACTGCCCCAGTTCCACCCTTTAACAGCCAGGATATTCTTATGTCTGTGAACCCAATGCACAATATCTGCACTGGGAGCCTCAATGTACTGACATCAAGACCCAAACGAATCACATGTTGCTTCTGCAATTTAATTCTGAATAAGAAAAACATCAAAGTACACATTCAAAGACGGCACATGTCGGATAATCCAGACTTACTGCAAACGAACGGACTAAACCATACACCTATTGTCTCTGGGTTAGTGTTCTCCATCTTCTGGACTTTATAA